The Oscillospiraceae bacterium genome contains a region encoding:
- the nahK gene encoding mucin desulfatase, with translation MKYTAEQILPEALAAWNWNGQVAGALRYGAGHINDTFCVYVQDEAGDCVRYILQRINTNTFTDPKGLMENICGVTGYLRGMIEQQGGDAMRETMNVVPTKQGENYYSDSDGGAWRVYTFVEGTLCLQKAETPQDFYESAVAFGNFQRQLAGYPAATLHETIRKFHDTVNRYANFEKALAADVCGRAKGIQSEIDFVTARKADCGYMVGLLAEGKLPLRVTHNDTKLNNILMDKATRKGICVIDLDTVMPGLAANDYGDSIRFGANNCAEDEPDLAKVNFSLPLFESYTKGFLQAAGSALTDLEKETLPWGAKLMTLECGIRFLTDYLEGDHYFRTHREGQNLDRCRTQFKLVRDMEEHWAEMAEIVKKYS, from the coding sequence ATGAAGTATACTGCGGAACAGATCCTGCCCGAGGCGCTTGCCGCCTGGAACTGGAACGGCCAGGTGGCCGGGGCCCTGCGCTACGGCGCGGGCCACATCAACGATACGTTCTGTGTGTATGTGCAGGATGAAGCCGGCGACTGTGTGCGCTATATCCTGCAGCGCATCAACACCAACACCTTCACCGACCCCAAGGGCCTGATGGAGAACATCTGCGGCGTGACCGGCTACCTGCGCGGCATGATCGAGCAGCAGGGCGGCGATGCCATGCGCGAGACCATGAACGTGGTGCCCACAAAGCAGGGCGAAAACTACTACTCCGATTCCGACGGCGGCGCCTGGCGGGTATATACCTTTGTCGAGGGCACCCTGTGCCTGCAAAAGGCCGAAACCCCCCAGGATTTTTACGAGAGCGCCGTGGCCTTCGGCAACTTTCAGCGCCAGCTGGCCGGCTATCCCGCCGCCACCCTGCACGAGACCATCCGCAAATTCCACGACACCGTGAACCGCTATGCAAACTTTGAAAAAGCCCTGGCTGCCGACGTGTGCGGCCGCGCCAAAGGCATTCAGTCCGAGATCGATTTTGTGACGGCCCGCAAGGCGGACTGCGGTTACATGGTGGGGCTTCTGGCCGAGGGGAAACTCCCCCTTCGCGTGACCCACAACGACACCAAGCTCAACAATATCCTCATGGATAAGGCCACCCGCAAGGGCATCTGCGTGATCGATCTGGACACCGTGATGCCGGGCCTTGCCGCCAACGATTACGGCGACTCCATCCGCTTCGGCGCCAACAACTGCGCCGAGGACGAGCCGGACCTCGCCAAGGTAAACTTCAGCCTGCCCCTGTTCGAGAGCTACACCAAAGGCTTTTTGCAGGCCGCGGGCAGCGCCCTGACCGATCTGGAAAAAGAAACCCTGCCCTGGGGCGCCAAGCTCATGACCCTGGAATGCGGCATCCGCTTCTTGACCGATTATCTGGAGGGTGACCACTACTTCCGCACCCACCGGGAGGGCCAGAACCTGGACCGCTGCCGCACCCAGTTCAAGCTGGTGCGCGACATGGAAGAGCACTGGGCCGAAATGGCCGAGATCGTAAAAAAATATTCCTGA
- a CDS encoding glutaconyl-CoA decarboxylase subunit beta, with amino-acid sequence MSAFFDTIASIWRNSGFNGIAADPRYLVMIVVACALLYLAIVKEFEPLLLLPIAFGMLLANLPGSGIIHMQFFIDTATGHPLWTDILNSGGLADMLYMGVKLGIYPPLIFLGIGTMTDFGPLISNPKSLLLGAAAQIGIFSTFFMAKYIDIPYNAVVGFLNGTFGWNIQALAPFTGPEAASIAIIGGADGPTAIYVTSILASGLLGSIAVAAYSYMALVPVIQPPIMKALTTKKERSIVMTQLRPVSRTEKIIFPILCTIIISLILPDSAILIGMLMLGNLMKESGVVERINRTAGNELMNIITIFLGLSVGCTTSAGTFLTPRTVLIVILGLLAFCFGTAGGVLFGKLMCWATHGKVNPLIGSAGVSAVPMAARVSQKVGQAENPQNFLLMHAMGPNVAGVIGSAVAAGILINIFR; translated from the coding sequence ATGAGCGCATTTTTTGATACCATTGCCAGCATCTGGCGAAATTCCGGCTTCAACGGCATTGCGGCCGACCCGCGCTACCTGGTCATGATCGTGGTGGCCTGCGCGCTGCTGTACTTAGCCATTGTGAAAGAGTTTGAGCCCCTGCTGCTGCTGCCCATCGCCTTTGGCATGCTGCTTGCAAACCTGCCGGGCAGCGGCATCATCCACATGCAGTTCTTTATTGATACCGCCACCGGGCACCCCCTGTGGACGGACATTCTGAACAGCGGCGGCCTGGCCGATATGCTGTACATGGGCGTAAAGCTGGGCATCTACCCGCCGCTGATCTTTTTGGGCATCGGCACCATGACCGACTTCGGCCCCCTGATCTCGAACCCCAAAAGCCTGCTGCTGGGGGCGGCCGCGCAGATAGGTATTTTCAGCACCTTCTTTATGGCCAAATACATTGACATCCCCTACAACGCGGTGGTCGGCTTCCTGAACGGCACCTTTGGCTGGAACATCCAGGCGCTGGCGCCCTTTACCGGGCCGGAGGCGGCTTCGATTGCGATCATTGGCGGCGCCGACGGGCCCACGGCCATTTATGTGACCTCGATCCTGGCTTCCGGGCTGCTTGGCTCCATTGCGGTGGCGGCTTACAGCTACATGGCGCTTGTGCCGGTGATCCAGCCGCCCATCATGAAAGCGCTCACCACCAAGAAGGAGCGCAGCATTGTGATGACCCAGCTGCGCCCGGTGTCCCGCACGGAGAAGATCATTTTCCCGATCCTGTGCACCATCATCATCAGCCTGATCCTGCCCGACTCGGCGATTTTGATCGGTATGCTGATGCTGGGCAACCTGATGAAGGAATCCGGCGTGGTGGAGCGCATCAACCGCACCGCAGGCAATGAGCTGATGAACATCATCACCATTTTCCTGGGGCTGTCGGTGGGCTGCACCACCAGCGCGGGCACCTTCCTTACCCCGCGCACGGTGCTGATCGTGATTTTGGGCCTGCTGGCGTTCTGCTTTGGTACGGCCGGCGGCGTGCTGTTCGGCAAATTGATGTGCTGGGCCACCCATGGCAAGGTGAACCCCCTGATCGGTTCGGCCGGCGTGTCGGCGGTGCCCATGGCGGCCCGCGTGTCGCAAAAGGTGGGCCAGGCCGAGAACCCGCAGAACTTCCTGCTGATGCACGCGATGGGCCCCAATGTGGCCGGCGTGATCGGCAGTGCGGTGGCGGCCGGTATCCTGATCAATATTTTCCGCTGA